A portion of the Achromobacter sp. MFA1 R4 genome contains these proteins:
- a CDS encoding alpha/beta hydrolase, producing MSSWITAGPRGLLAIVVLAALALGLLAACSPLTVLNGAVPDDAHRVSAGLAYGPLARQRLDVYRPPGAVNAPVVVFFYGGSWRSGERADYRFVGDALAARGMVAVVVDYRLYPEAGYPEFLRDAALAVAWTQRHIADHGGDPRRVFVAGHSAGGYIAAMLALDGRWLGGAGSSPAALAGWIGLAGPYDFLPIVSRTLRPVFGYPDTPPDSQPIHHVSAAAPPGLLLTGAADTTVDPRRNSASLAAALQTAGACARLVTYPDLGHKLLVGTLSRPLRWRAPVLDDLDAFVAHPCPNAARQK from the coding sequence ATGTCTTCCTGGATTACCGCAGGCCCGCGCGGCCTGCTTGCCATCGTGGTCCTGGCCGCGCTGGCCCTTGGCCTGCTGGCCGCCTGTTCGCCCCTGACGGTGCTCAATGGCGCCGTGCCCGACGACGCCCACCGGGTCTCGGCGGGACTGGCCTACGGTCCGCTGGCGCGCCAGCGGCTGGACGTGTACCGGCCGCCCGGCGCGGTGAATGCGCCCGTGGTGGTGTTCTTCTATGGCGGCAGCTGGCGCAGCGGGGAACGGGCCGACTACCGTTTCGTCGGCGACGCGCTGGCGGCGCGCGGCATGGTCGCGGTCGTTGTCGATTACCGGCTCTATCCCGAAGCCGGCTACCCGGAATTCCTGCGCGACGCCGCCCTGGCGGTCGCCTGGACCCAGCGCCATATCGCCGACCATGGCGGCGATCCGCGGCGCGTCTTCGTCGCCGGCCACAGCGCCGGCGGCTACATCGCCGCCATGCTGGCGCTGGACGGGCGCTGGCTGGGCGGCGCCGGCTCCAGCCCCGCGGCGCTGGCGGGCTGGATCGGCCTGGCCGGGCCCTATGACTTCCTGCCCATCGTCTCGCGCACGCTGCGGCCGGTGTTCGGCTACCCGGACACGCCGCCCGACTCGCAACCCATCCACCACGTCAGCGCGGCTGCGCCGCCCGGCCTGCTCTTGACCGGCGCGGCCGATACCACGGTCGACCCGCGCCGCAACAGCGCCAGCCTGGCCGCCGCCCTGCAAACCGCCGGCGCGTGCGCGAGGTTGGTGACCTACCCCGACCTCGGCCACAAGCTGCTGGTGGGCACGCTGTCGCGCCCGCTGCGCTGGCGCGCGCCGGTGCTTGACGACCTGGACGCGTTCGTGGCCCATCCCTGCCCGAACGCGGCGCGCCAGAAATAA
- a CDS encoding anti-sigma factor domain-containing protein, with protein MNYSDPELRARLAADYVAGAMRGGARRRFEGLMAADANLRRQVRDWENDIYPLLWSLPTRVPPRRVWRAIEARLKPGGARGWQGLAFWRVLSGALAAVLVAGVVVYPMQVDRAARTQLMAVLQSPEAQAMLVVRADERGGLHVHALQDLASRAGGKALELWVIPPGQAPQSVGVVAPDGQTALRRSQGLEGIQKLAITLEPPGGSPSGKPTGPVIMSGDVLKI; from the coding sequence ATGAACTACAGCGATCCCGAACTGCGCGCGCGGCTGGCCGCCGACTACGTGGCCGGCGCCATGCGGGGCGGCGCGCGCCGCCGCTTCGAGGGCCTGATGGCCGCCGACGCCAACCTGCGCCGCCAGGTGCGCGACTGGGAAAACGACATCTATCCGCTGCTGTGGTCGCTGCCTACGCGCGTGCCGCCGCGCCGCGTCTGGCGCGCCATCGAAGCGCGCCTGAAGCCGGGCGGCGCCCGCGGCTGGCAGGGCCTGGCTTTCTGGCGCGTGCTCAGCGGCGCGCTGGCGGCGGTGCTGGTGGCCGGGGTGGTGGTCTACCCGATGCAGGTCGACCGCGCCGCGCGCACGCAATTGATGGCGGTGCTGCAAAGCCCGGAGGCGCAGGCCATGCTGGTGGTGCGCGCCGACGAGCGCGGCGGCCTGCATGTCCACGCCCTGCAGGACCTGGCCTCGCGCGCCGGCGGCAAGGCGCTGGAGCTGTGGGTGATCCCGCCCGGGCAGGCGCCGCAATCGGTCGGCGTGGTGGCGCCCGATGGCCAGACGGCGCTGCGGCGCAGCCAGGGCCTGGAAGGCATACAGAAGCTGGCCATCACGCTTGAACCGCCGGGCGGATCGCCGTCGGGCAAACCGACCGGGCCGGTCATCATGAGCGGCGACGTGCTCAAGATCTGA
- a CDS encoding RNA polymerase sigma factor, with translation MPDPLRLQALIQDCARGQESALAELYQQTSPHLFALAVRILRRSDWAEEVLQDSFINIWRNAARYSSEQSQVMTWMTRIVRNRCIDLLRRPDLERPDADGELTQAWADDAPGPFERLQRDQDGQRLADCLKQLEGQQRTAIALSFFDDLSHSEIARRLQAPLGTIKSWVRRGMDRLKRCLS, from the coding sequence ATGCCCGACCCGCTTCGTCTGCAGGCATTGATACAGGACTGCGCCCGCGGCCAGGAATCCGCGCTGGCCGAACTCTATCAACAGACGTCCCCGCATCTATTTGCGCTTGCCGTACGTATATTGCGGCGAAGCGACTGGGCGGAGGAAGTCCTCCAGGACAGCTTCATCAATATCTGGCGCAACGCCGCCCGCTATTCTTCGGAGCAGAGCCAAGTCATGACCTGGATGACGCGCATCGTGCGCAATCGCTGCATCGACCTGCTGCGCAGGCCGGACCTGGAGCGTCCCGACGCCGACGGCGAGCTGACGCAGGCCTGGGCCGACGACGCGCCCGGCCCCTTCGAGCGCCTGCAACGCGACCAGGACGGCCAGCGCCTGGCCGACTGCCTGAAACAACTGGAGGGGCAGCAACGCACCGCCATCGCGCTGTCCTTCTTCGATGACCTCAGCCACAGCGAGATTGCCCGGCGCCTGCAGGCGCCGCTGGGCACGATCAAGAGCTGGGTGCGGCGCGGCATGGACCGGCTCAAGAGGTGCCTGTCATGA
- a CDS encoding histone deacetylase family protein has protein sequence MKAFFHDDQKLHHPQTYFSRGKMRTPQEVPSRLDGLVQAARKLGFDVQAPADHGAGALAAVHSLDYLRFLQDAHEDWMKLPGDWGGEVVSNVFVREPNALRGVLAKAGRYLADGSCPVGPKTWHSAYWSAQCAIAGAETLLAGDRHAYAICRPPGHHARRDAAGGFCYLNNAAIAAQRLTARFPRVAILDTDMHHGQGIQEIFYARSDVLYVSIHGDPENFYPVVAGFEDERGAGEGLGYNINLPMPHGSPESVFFDRLAQARRAIELFQPDALVLSLGFDIFEKDPQAMVSVSEDGFERLGREVGGLVLPTLIVQEGGYYIEGLESNARRFFTGLGAA, from the coding sequence ATGAAGGCGTTTTTCCACGACGATCAAAAGCTGCACCATCCGCAGACCTACTTCTCGCGCGGCAAGATGCGCACGCCGCAGGAGGTGCCCTCGCGCCTGGACGGCCTGGTGCAGGCGGCCCGCAAGCTGGGATTCGACGTGCAGGCCCCGGCCGACCACGGCGCCGGGGCGCTGGCGGCGGTGCACAGCCTGGACTACCTGCGCTTCCTGCAGGACGCCCATGAAGACTGGATGAAGCTCCCCGGAGACTGGGGCGGCGAAGTGGTGTCCAACGTCTTCGTGCGCGAACCCAACGCCCTGCGCGGCGTGCTGGCCAAGGCGGGGCGCTATCTGGCCGACGGCAGTTGCCCGGTCGGCCCGAAGACCTGGCATTCGGCATACTGGTCGGCGCAATGCGCCATCGCGGGCGCCGAGACGCTGCTGGCCGGCGACCGCCACGCCTACGCCATCTGCCGGCCGCCCGGCCACCACGCCCGGCGCGACGCCGCGGGCGGCTTCTGCTACCTGAACAACGCGGCCATCGCCGCGCAGCGCCTGACGGCCCGCTTTCCGCGCGTGGCCATCCTGGACACCGACATGCACCATGGCCAGGGCATACAGGAGATCTTTTACGCGCGCAGCGACGTGCTCTACGTGTCCATCCACGGCGATCCCGAAAACTTCTACCCGGTGGTGGCGGGCTTCGAGGACGAGCGCGGCGCCGGCGAAGGCCTGGGCTACAACATCAACCTGCCGATGCCGCACGGCTCGCCCGAATCGGTGTTTTTCGACCGGCTGGCGCAGGCCCGCCGCGCGATCGAACTGTTCCAGCCCGATGCCCTGGTGCTGTCGCTGGGCTTCGACATCTTCGAGAAGGATCCGCAGGCCATGGTCAGCGTGAGCGAAGACGGCTTCGAGCGCCTGGGCCGGGAAGTCGGCGGCCTGGTCCTGCCGACGCTGATCGTGCAGGAAGGCGGCTACTACATCGAAGGCCTGGAATCCAACGCCCGGCGATTCTTCACGGGCCTGGGCGCCGCCTGA